The Candidatus Melainabacteria bacterium RIFOXYA2_FULL_32_9 sequence TCTAAGGCAGTTTAATCAAATAAATTATCTATTCTTGATTTTATTTCGTTATCATCCAACTCATTTGTATATGAGTTAAGATCTAGAGCAATCTGGAATACTCTTGCTGCTTCTATATTATTACCTTTTATCGCCATTGCTCTGCCAACATTATAGTGGGCTAGAGCATAGTTCGGATTATGTTTTATTGCTTGTTGGAACATATCTATAGATTTTTGAATATATCCTAAATCATCCAGATAAATTACACCCAAATTATTGTATGCAATATCATAAGAGGGATCCAGCTTAATAGCCAGTTCATATTCCTTTATTGCTTCATTTATCAGACCTTTACCCCATAATAAGTATCCAAGATTACAATGAATTCTAGCATTGTTTGGATCAATTTCAAGAGCTGTACGATAAACAATAAGAGCGTTATTGTAATCACCTTTATCATAAAAAGCACTGCCAAGGCTTATATATGTATCAATATCTTCAGGGTTTAATAAAGAAGCGTTTTGGTAAGCAGATATTGCTGCATCAAAGTTTTCTTTTGATTCTTGGAAAATGTAGCCAAGTGTTTGAGCAATAACACTAGTCCATTTTTTATTAGGGTTTAAGGTTACAGCGGTTTGATAAGCGGATATTGCTGCGTCAAATTTTCCTTTTAAATATAAAAGATTAGCCAAATTACTGTAATAAACAGCATCATTTGGATTAAGTTCGATTAATTTTTTATACATTTCTATAGCGTTATCATAATCGCTTTGCTCTTCATAGATAGAACAAAGAGATTTATAAGCTGTTACGCTGGTTGAATCAAGCCATAAAGCCATTTTGTATTCATTTATAGCATCACTAACCTTACCAATTGATCTATATACATCACCAAGTAATATATATAATGGTAAAAACCTAGGTGTTTCTTCAATTGCTTGAGAATATAAGTCAATAGCCCTGTATATATTCCTGGTTTTCTCGAGATAATATCCTCTTATAAATAAAGGTAAGAATTGTATGTATGATAATTTATTGAAAAATTCTTTTTTTGATTCTCTGTCAAAAATCAAAGTTAAAATAAACAGCAAAAAGTGAAAACCGGCTTTTATTTTTGTTCTAAAATTCTTTTCAGTTTTATTATTCAGCAGCAAATACATTAAATAATGAGCTCTTGAGGATTTTAATCCTCCATATTTTATTGCTTTTTCAAGGGGAGAAATTGATTCAGAGTAGTTCGCTTTTTTAGTAAGAGTTCTTGCCAGCATAAAATGAGCGTTAAACATTTTGCTATCATTTTCTATGCAGAGTTTAAAATAATTGATAGCTTTATCCAGTTCTCCTTTGTGATAAAAAGCAGTACCAAGTTTATAATAAATTAAAGGAGAGTCGAGATTAGATTCAAGAGCACGCTGATATTCTGTTATTGCTTCATCTATATATTGCTTGGGTTGGTGAATATCAAGGTGCCATTCAAGATATAAGTCACCAAGCCTTATATGTAGCTCTGGATTTGTAGGATCAACTTTTAAAGCTGATTGACAAAGTTCAACAGCTTTTTTTAATTGACCTCCTTTGTGCATTTTATCTATTTGAGCCCTTATTTCTCTTATCTCGGGAACTAAATGTGCCTCACTCATTTATTTTTTCTCATATTTTATAAAAATTATCTCTGTATTTATTGTTATCTCTGTATTTTGCTTTCTATAATACCATTAATAAAAAAAATATTCTTATTTATCATGTCGGTAAAAATTTAAAATTATTTAGGATTAAATAAAAAATTGCTTATTAAATCTTAAAAACTTTTAGTTATTTAAACAAAACCTTTTATATTGTTTGGCATTTTTGACCTCGTTCTTAATCCGTTAGCTTCTTCTTCAAAACATATTTTTATAATTTTATTTCTTGCACTTTCTTCTATTTCTGAAAATTTAATAACCGAAACAATTTTATTTTCTTGTTTAATAGAATAGAGAATTTCTCCAATTCCACTAACAAGTACATTATAATTGGATAAATTGAGCGTAAATTTCCATTTATCACTAATTTTAAACTCTTTGTCAGTTAAAAATCTAACTCCACCGCCACCAATATTGATAGTTTCACTATTAACTGAATATTCTCCCTTTTTTAAAGTAAAATCTGCTCTTATAGGAGCTCTTATATATTCTCTTCTCTGGACTTTTGTCTTTTCTTCCGGAAATTCTATTACAAAATCTATATTAAAAGGAGAATCTATTACCATAGAATCAAAAACATAAATACCTTTATCTGAGTAAATTACAACTTCTACTTCTTTACCTTCATGCAAATATTTAGCAAAGCAAAGATCATTCTCAGGATAAATTAAGTTAATTCTGTCATCCTCAATCCCCTTTATAAGACAAGTAATCTCGTAAGATCGGATTGATGAAATATTAAATTTTATTTTAAGCTTTTGGCCTTTTTTTAATTCTTCCATATTTGAAAATTTATTCTGGATAAACCTCTAAGTTAATTACTTTAGGTAAAAACAATAGTTTCATTTTAAGGTTTTTTACTTATTAAAGCAATGTTTTGAGAAAATTAGGTACAAAATATGGTAATGGTAAAAATTAAAGTGATAAATTTTTTCAGAACCATAATCCGGCTAATCGTCGCACTGTCATTGCTGTACATGTTACATAATTCGCTGATGGTTAAAATAGAAAAGTAGCGAGAAAGAGGTTATGTAACGTGCAAAAAAGTGACAATTTAATTTCAAAAACTTTGGCAAGAAAAATGCTTTCTTGCGTAGAAGAATATGAATTAATCAAACAAGGTAAAAATAACAGGTTTAAAACTGTGCAGGATTTCTGCAAATATAACCGGTTTTCAAGGCAAAATTTTCTTAAAATATATAGAAGATACCAGAATGAAGGAACTCTGGAATCTCTATTACCTCAGAAAAGAGGTCCAAAGTATAAAACAAGAAGAACAGATATCAAGATTGAAAACGAAATAATCATTCTAAGGCAAAAAGGTAATAACCGCTATGAGATTCATGAAGTACTAAAAAAAGAATTAAGAGAATTTGCTCCATCTCCTTCTAGCATTTACAATATCTGTAAAAGATATGGTCTAAATAAACTTAAAAAACAGCAAAAACAAGAAAGACGAAAAATAATTATGCAAAGGGCTGGAGAATTAGCACATATAGATTGTCATTATCTAAGTAAAGGTATAACAATAAAAGATTATCCTAAGCTTTATCTTGTTGCTATTGTAGATGGTTATTCCAGGATTGCCTGGGTTGAGGTAATTGAAGATATTAAATCACTTACTGTAATGTTCAGTGTTTTAAGATGTATTAATATGATAACTAACAGGTATAAAATACACTTTGAAACAGTAATGACAGATAATGGTGCTGAGTTCGGTTCAGGTAAAGATGCAGATAATAAAATGGATCATCCATTTGAGAGAATGCTCTATGAAATGGGAATTAAACATAAATATACTAAACCTTACAGGCCTCAAACTAATGGTAAAGTAGAAAGATTCTGGAAAACTATAAATGAAGATATGATTGAAGATGCTTGTTATGAAGATATTGAAGATCTTAGAAACGAGCTTCTAGAATACTTGATTTATTACAATGAACATCGTCCTCATCAAGGTTTAGATGGAAAAATGCCAATTGATTTTATACCTAAATCGTAATCGAATTACTTGACATGTACAATTGCGAGCACCGTAGGTGCGCGGCAATCCAAAGAAGATAGTATAATATTATTTGGATTGCTTCGTCACTTCATTACATTTCGTTCCTCGCAATGACACCAGGAAAATTTGATTTCTGAGTATGTTCTATATCACTTATTTTACACCTCTACTCAAATTTTGTTGGTTTCTAAATATAGTAGTTTTTATGTAAGCCTGCAAAATAATTTAAGTACTGGATAGAATTATTATTAGAAATCATTAATATTGTTCATAGTAAGGGAATAACTATGAACATAAATTATTTAACAGGCTCAAAGCTTTTTTTAAATATTTCTGAAGCTCTTAAAGTCAGTCAAAAAACTGATTCAACGGTTAATGATTTGGAAAAGTATAAAAAAGAAGTATCTGCTGATGAAATAAAATATTGGAATAACAATGATAAAGACAGGGCTAATAATTGTTCCAGGTGGGATCTGGATAAAATTCCTTTAAAAATTTTTGTTAGTAAAAATGTTAACAATGAAAGATTCTTGCCTGAATTTATTAATGCTGTAAAATCATGTTTTCAACCCTGGTCCAGAGCTTCTTACGGTCTTATCAGGTTTGAAGAAACTCTGAATATAAATAATGCAGATATTATTATTACCTGGTCTGATAATGTGGTATTTGGTAGGGATTTTGAAGTTGGTCAAAATAATCTGAAAGTGATTAATAATAAAATTGAAAAAGCTGAGATCACCATTATTGTCTATCCTATAATTGATAGATTAGCTAATCCTGCATCCAGGATAGAACGTGTAAGAAGAACTACTCTTCATGAAATAGGGCATGCTCTGGGTTTAAACCATAGTAACAGTTCCAAAGATATTATGTTTCATAGAGGAATTAATAACAAAAATCTATCTTCTAATGATATTAGAAGATTAAATGAATTATATAATTCCAAAGATCCTGATATATTAATCTAGAGCACTGTTAAAAGCTTGATAAATTAAGAAAAGTAACTGTGTCAGTGGTCATTTTCCAGATTCTGACTAAGGACAGCGTAAAAAATACTTATGGATTTTGATGAAAAATCCAATAGGTATTTTTGTAGGTGACTCAGTCACACTATTAAAGTCCTTAACTATTTCAACCTTATATATGTGCCTTTGGCACTTCTTATAACCAGCAAATAATCGAGCAATAAAAAATGCGTAAGTATTTTTTATTGCGTCCTTACTAGCTTTTAAATGTAAAATGGATAGATTGCTACAGATTCCTTCGGAATCTTCGCAATGACAACTGTACGTTTTTTATTTCCCGGATAGGTTCTTAGGCATGGTTATTGGAGGTGGTTGGATATAAAGGGGTTTTAAATTGAACCATTTAAATTGTTCTCTATCATCTGTTTTTAAGTGTTTATAAGTTAATTTAGCTAAATTAATGCCAAAATCATAGTCTGTTTCTTGTAAATTTACACATTCAAGACCTTCTGTTTTTAATTTTTCTGACATTATTTTATCAGCGATAATAAAGAAATCATTATTTTTAGCAAAATCAATAATATCATTATATTCTAAAGCTGTAGGTTCTTTAATTACATCAGCTTCAGGGGTATAAACTCCCGTATAAGCCTTGCCTTTCCTGGCATCGAGAAGACATAGAGAATTTTTATCGGTATTATTTATAAGAGAAAAAATCTCAAGAGATGAAATTCCAATAACTGGTATATTAAGATTTTGCGCCATAATCCTTGCTACAGTTGCTGATGCTCTTATTCCTGTAAAGCTTCCTGGCCCTATATTTACTCCAACTGCATTAATATCTTGCATTGTTATATTTTTTTCTCTTAAGAGTTCCGCAATTATAGGAATTAATGAAGCTGAATGATAACGTTGGGCTGTATTCTCAATAATTCTGCTTATGTCAACCTGGCCATCATTTCCCATGGTCACATACATCTTATCGCCACTTGTATCAAATGTAAGAATTCTCATTCTTTTTCCTGTAATCTTTTAATAATCTCTTCTAGAACATCTTTGCTTTTATCGTCAAAAGCTTTAAAAGTAAATTCTCTTTCAGTTTCTTCAATATATTTTATTTGAATTTCCAGTCTGTCTTCAGGTAATTCACCCGAAGAAAACTCTGCCCATTCAATGATTGTAATAGCTTTTTGTCCTTCTGTATATTCTCTCAATTCATCAAGAATAGTTTCTATTCCCTCTTCTTCAAGTCGGTACAGGTCAAAATGATAGAGGTTTATTTTGCCGGTATGGTATTCATTTAAAATTACAAAGCTTGGACTAGTAACTTTTTCCTGTATATCTAGATGTTTGGCTATGGATTTAACTAAAGTGGTTTTTCCAGAACCGATATCTCCATATAGACATATTAATCCACCTTTGTCTTGAATTGCTTCTGCAATAGCAAAACCAATTTTATCAGTGTCATTGAGATTTTTAGCTTGTATTTTAAATAAATTTTCCATATTCTCAATGTTATCACAGAAAATAAGCAAGATATAAAATAGAAATCGTATTTTTAAATTTTCTTATAAAAGCATAGAAAATGCCCCAAGAGACCGGAGTTTTGAACCCGTGTTCCTCACACAGGTGGGTGCCCCCCCGGATAAACTTCGTTTCCTAATACACGTTAGGTCTACGTTATTATCCTTAGAGATAGAGCCCCCTCTTTTAAAATTGTAGGATCAAAACTAGCGATCTACGAGGAGCATTAATCTATATTCTTTCATATTTTTTTTAGATTGACCATACTCTAATAAGATTTTTTTAAAATTGAATTTAGATTTTATCCAATAATTTATAATTCAAGTTGCCAGCTAATTTATGATTAGAGATTGCCACGCAAGAATAATTGATGCTGGTTATCCACGATTCATGGCTCGCAATGACAGTGAGTGTAATCCTGAACGTTAGTGAAGATCTCTTAGATTCTTCGCTTCACTCAGAATGACAGCGGAGTATTATTGGAAAGATCGACGACTTAAAAGAGTGACTATATGTAATCTTATTATTTATTTCTTGAATTGATTTTAATGGTAATTTTTGAAAACAGAAAGGAGAATTTTAGAATTCTCCTTTCCCATTAGTGTAAAAATAACTTTACGTTGTACCTCTTGCGGTAGCCATAGTGCTTCTTGTTACAAATGCAAAAACAAGTACCAAGAATCCAACTATAATGTTATTCCAAGTAGCTTGATCTGTAACAAAACCTAAAATAAAAGGACTTAAAATAAGCCATATACCTAATATTACGTTTGCCCATCTAGCCCAATTCATTATCTTTACCTCCTTATTTACTTTACTCTTTCTGTAAAATCTTTGTTTTACCTAAATTTACAAGGATTTTACTCTGATCCAGAATAATTTGTTTTTTAATTATAACAATATAATAAATAAAAAATTTTATGTGTTCATCCGACATAAGTACACCTAATTAAAATTTATTATTTTAATTAGCTACAAGTGGTGAATATACTAGCTTGATTTTCGTGTGATATTATCGAAAAACTTATAAAACGTTGATTTGTAGCAAGTAATATTTTTCGAAAATTATTCTTCCTGAGGAGAGGAAATGATTAGAGTTTATAAAGTTTGTATTTTTTTGGCATGTTTTTTCTCAATAATTTTTTTACAATCCTGCGCTGTATTTTTTTCAGGATCCGGAAATTCTGGTTTTGGAGGAGTCGGTATTGGTGTTGGTGGAACAAGGAGTTCTACTTATGTTGGTGCAGGAGTTGGAACCAGTAATCTTGGAGGTGGAGTTGTAATAAATCCTACTTCAAGTTTAGGATTACAGGTTAATCAGGAAATTTTAAGAACAAGAAATGTTCTGAGTATTGAAACCGTGCAAACTTATGTAAGTTCAATAGGGCAAGTTTTATCACGTAATTCTGGAAGGTCTGATATACCGTTTAATTTTGTTGTTATTAAAGATCCAAATATAAATGCTTTTGCTTCTCCTGGTGGGTATATTTATGTAACGACCGGTATGCTGGATTTTCTTGAAACAGAAAGTGAATTAGCAGCTGTTTTATCTCATGAAATGGCTCATATTGTTGCAAAACATCATATAAAGTTAGCTTTAACAGAATTAGGTCTTGATGTTACTTTTGATTACCTTGGAAAATTATTGAATTATGATCCTCAAACAGTTGTGCCCAGATTAGCTCAATTTGTGGTTCTGCAAAAATTTTCTCGTAATGAAGAAATTCAGGCTGATGAAATTGGAGCTTTAATACTAGCCAGATCAGGTTATTCTCCATATGGTATGGTTAGACTCTTTCAATCCCTTGAAACAGTTGAAAGAAGAGGTTTTTTATCTAATTTTACAGCAAGTCATCCTACAAGTGAGGACAGAGTTACTTATATTGAAGCATATATAAGACAAAATAACCTGAATCAACCTGGATTAATTGTTGATAGGCCTATATTTCACCAAATTACAGCACAAACACAATAAGGGGCTTACCATGGTATTTGCTAGACAAACAATTATGGATATCGGAGAAGCGGGTTTAAATTTAGTAAGA is a genomic window containing:
- a CDS encoding tRNA (adenosine(37)-N6)-threonylcarbamoyltransferase complex dimerization subunit type 1 TsaB, translating into MRILTFDTSGDKMYVTMGNDGQVDISRIIENTAQRYHSASLIPIIAELLREKNITMQDINAVGVNIGPGSFTGIRASATVARIMAQNLNIPVIGISSLEIFSLINNTDKNSLCLLDARKGKAYTGVYTPEADVIKEPTALEYNDIIDFAKNNDFFIIADKIMSEKLKTEGLECVNLQETDYDFGINLAKLTYKHLKTDDREQFKWFNLKPLYIQPPPITMPKNLSGK
- a CDS encoding tRNA (adenosine(37)-N6)-threonylcarbamoyltransferase complex ATPase subunit type 1 TsaE, which produces MENLFKIQAKNLNDTDKIGFAIAEAIQDKGGLICLYGDIGSGKTTLVKSIAKHLDIQEKVTSPSFVILNEYHTGKINLYHFDLYRLEEEGIETILDELREYTEGQKAITIIEWAEFSSGELPEDRLEIQIKYIEETEREFTFKAFDDKSKDVLEEIIKRLQEKE